Proteins found in one Synergistetes bacterium HGW-Synergistetes-1 genomic segment:
- a CDS encoding preprotein translocase subunit SecA — protein sequence MFSGVIKALGLDPNDRAIARYEEKASIIDSFEPQLKDLTDEELAQSASFFKARLENGETLDDMLPEVFARVREVSVRTLGLRHFKEQLMGGMALHEGKIAEMKTGEGKTLVATLAVALNAIAGRGVHVITVNDYLAARDAEWMGPVYRGMGLSVGVISPFMDQEDRFTAYRKDITYGTNSEFGFDYLRDNMAIQKDQQVQKGHFYCIVDEVDSILIDEARTPLIISGPSEDDTEPYRIADSVARELIRGTDFEIEEKERNLALTETGIAKAERLMKLPNLFTDFANSSLSHKIAQSLKAHHLFQRDVHYVVKDGEIVIVDEFTGRLMFGRRYSDGLHQAIEAKERVKVGRENQTLATITLQNYFRMYEKLAGMTGTALTEAEEFKEIYGLEVILVPTHMPMVRQDHHDAIYRTVPEKYNAAADEVSEAYEKGQPVLVGTTSIENSEKVSRLLRARKIPHSVLNAKVHDKEASIVAQAGRLKAVTVATNMAGRGTDIVLGGNAEFMAREEMQKKGLSIKDNDEEYKNVLEEYKKLCTEEHEAVIKAGGLRIIGTERHESRRIDNQLRGRSGRQGDPGESRFYIALEDDLIRLFGGDRVQGIMEKLGMEEGECIEHTLLSRAIENAQKKVEEMHFDIRKQLLAYDNVMNQQREALYKERSEILNDKDIASRMLGVLEDTAQSLLDKVFGDNDNAEPDIQSVSVKLNALFWPGMSKHIENVETKEDLDQAKPVILEDIRSRFTQKTEDLGPEVSEQIFRYIFLEVLDTNWKEHLLAMDELRRGIGLRAIGQKDPLLEYQFESFSLFQTMLVQIREGITEFALKVSVVNKEKEKSRTNWIESRDALEIPDTFGYSEDMENPGTLATAQKTQPIVNVNKVGRNDPCPCGSGKKYKQCCGR from the coding sequence CTGTTTAGCGGTGTCATAAAGGCACTGGGATTAGATCCTAATGACAGAGCGATCGCGCGTTATGAGGAAAAAGCTTCGATAATAGATTCCTTCGAACCACAGTTAAAAGATCTTACAGATGAAGAACTTGCCCAGTCAGCATCATTTTTTAAAGCACGCCTTGAAAATGGAGAAACGCTTGACGACATGCTTCCTGAGGTTTTTGCAAGAGTTAGGGAAGTCTCAGTGCGTACACTTGGACTTCGCCATTTTAAAGAACAGCTTATGGGAGGAATGGCACTTCACGAGGGTAAAATAGCCGAAATGAAGACAGGAGAGGGAAAAACTCTTGTTGCCACTCTGGCAGTAGCTTTAAATGCAATAGCAGGCCGCGGAGTCCACGTTATCACTGTCAACGACTACCTAGCAGCACGCGATGCTGAATGGATGGGGCCTGTTTACAGAGGAATGGGACTCTCTGTTGGTGTGATCTCCCCTTTCATGGATCAGGAAGACCGTTTCACAGCCTATCGCAAAGATATAACCTATGGTACCAACAGTGAGTTCGGGTTTGATTATCTAAGGGACAACATGGCAATACAAAAAGATCAGCAGGTACAAAAAGGTCATTTCTATTGCATAGTAGACGAAGTCGACTCCATACTTATAGATGAGGCAAGAACACCACTAATAATTTCAGGACCGTCTGAAGATGATACCGAGCCCTACAGGATAGCTGACAGCGTGGCCAGGGAGCTAATAAGGGGCACTGACTTCGAGATAGAAGAAAAAGAACGCAATCTTGCTTTGACTGAAACCGGAATAGCAAAAGCAGAAAGATTAATGAAGCTGCCCAACCTTTTTACTGATTTTGCCAACTCTTCGCTCTCACACAAAATAGCCCAGTCGCTTAAAGCACACCATCTTTTCCAGAGGGACGTTCATTATGTCGTTAAAGACGGTGAAATAGTTATCGTTGACGAATTCACAGGCAGACTTATGTTTGGCCGCAGGTATTCAGATGGTCTTCATCAGGCCATTGAAGCCAAAGAACGTGTGAAAGTCGGCAGGGAGAATCAGACCCTTGCTACAATCACGCTCCAGAACTATTTCAGGATGTACGAAAAACTTGCCGGTATGACAGGTACCGCACTCACAGAAGCGGAAGAGTTCAAGGAGATATATGGTCTGGAAGTCATCCTTGTGCCGACACATATGCCAATGGTAAGGCAGGATCATCACGATGCCATATACAGGACAGTGCCTGAGAAGTATAACGCTGCTGCCGACGAGGTATCTGAAGCATACGAAAAGGGACAGCCTGTCCTGGTCGGTACGACCTCTATCGAAAACTCAGAGAAGGTCAGCAGACTGCTGCGTGCAAGGAAGATACCCCATAGTGTCCTCAATGCCAAAGTTCATGATAAAGAAGCTTCTATCGTTGCCCAGGCCGGTCGCCTCAAAGCAGTTACTGTTGCGACAAATATGGCAGGCCGCGGAACAGACATTGTTCTCGGAGGCAACGCTGAATTCATGGCTCGTGAGGAGATGCAGAAAAAAGGGCTGAGTATCAAGGACAACGATGAGGAGTACAAAAACGTCCTGGAAGAATATAAAAAACTTTGCACAGAAGAACATGAAGCGGTCATCAAGGCTGGTGGGCTTCGCATAATCGGTACCGAACGGCATGAATCCAGACGTATAGACAATCAGCTCAGAGGCCGTTCCGGAAGACAGGGCGACCCGGGCGAGAGCCGTTTTTATATTGCACTTGAAGATGACCTTATCCGCCTCTTTGGAGGAGACAGGGTTCAGGGAATTATGGAGAAGCTCGGAATGGAAGAGGGAGAGTGCATTGAACACACACTTCTTTCCAGGGCTATTGAGAACGCCCAGAAAAAAGTCGAAGAGATGCACTTTGATATAAGAAAGCAGCTCCTTGCATACGATAACGTAATGAACCAGCAGCGCGAAGCCCTGTACAAAGAAAGAAGCGAAATACTGAATGATAAGGATATCGCTTCCAGAATGCTTGGTGTTCTGGAAGATACTGCACAGTCCCTTTTAGATAAAGTCTTTGGAGATAATGACAATGCAGAACCTGATATACAATCAGTGAGCGTGAAACTGAACGCACTCTTCTGGCCGGGCATGTCGAAGCACATTGAAAATGTTGAGACAAAGGAAGATCTTGATCAAGCAAAGCCGGTCATCCTCGAAGACATAAGATCACGCTTCACTCAGAAAACGGAAGACCTTGGGCCTGAAGTTTCAGAGCAGATCTTCCGCTATATTTTTCTTGAGGTCCTTGATACGAACTGGAAAGAACACCTGCTGGCGATGGATGAACTCAGAAGGGGTATAGGGCTCAGGGCCATAGGTCAAAAAGATCCGTTGCTCGAGTATCAGTTTGAGTCTTTCAGCCTTTTTCAGACGATGCTGGTTCAGATCAGGGAGGGTATCACCGAGTTTGCTCTTAAGGTGTCGGTTGTAAATAAAGAAAAAGAAAAGAGCAGGACAAATTGGATCGAGAGCCGGGATGCACTTGAGATACCCGATACGTTTGGATACAGCGAAGATATGGAAAACCCTGGAACATTGGCAACGGCGCAAAAAACACAGCCGATAGTGAACGTCAACAAGGTTGGACGCAATGATCCCTGCCCATGCGGGAGCGGTAAAAAATACAAGCAATGCTGCGGCAGATGA
- a CDS encoding septum formation initiator codes for MKAPRLRWIIFAAAVTFLIAVLLTSFFKELERIDVLSGTMDKRMEELVAEERKSQELKQKIEYYSTPEGIARLAREQFNLVLSGEVIYKIEITSNDVLH; via the coding sequence ATGAAAGCTCCCAGATTGCGGTGGATCATATTTGCTGCAGCAGTGACATTTTTAATAGCAGTTCTCCTTACCTCTTTTTTCAAGGAACTTGAAAGGATAGATGTCCTTTCAGGTACCATGGATAAAAGAATGGAAGAGCTTGTCGCTGAAGAAAGAAAATCACAGGAACTTAAACAGAAAATTGAATACTACAGTACCCCGGAGGGCATTGCCAGACTTGCAAGGGAACAGTTCAATCTGGTCCTATCAGGTGAGGTTATCTATAAGATAGAAATAACTTCAAACGATGTCTTGCACTAG
- a CDS encoding branched-chain amino acid ABC transporter permease: MTLDMFIQHSFNALTLGSLYGLIAIGYTMVYGILRLINFAHGDIFMISAYFVFFAITLLNLPWVAAVILSIAGTALFGVMVDRIAYRPLRDAPRISALISAIGVSFFIENICLVLFTGVPKPMPRLEMLVTVMQFGNIRILPLAIFVPISSFLLVAGLLWILYRTPPGLAMRAISKDIETTRLMGVRVDRIIALTFAIGSALAAAAGIMWALRYPQIHPFMGVFPGFKAFIAAVLGGIGSVQGAMIGGLLLGFIEIMIIAFFPELSGYRDAFAFVLLIMILFVKPTGLMGEKLEDKI, encoded by the coding sequence ATGACATTGGATATGTTTATTCAGCACTCATTCAACGCGTTGACGCTGGGAAGCCTCTATGGCCTTATCGCCATTGGTTATACTATGGTTTACGGTATTCTTAGGCTCATCAATTTTGCTCACGGCGACATCTTCATGATAAGCGCCTATTTCGTCTTTTTTGCGATAACCCTCCTTAATCTTCCATGGGTCGCTGCCGTCATCCTTTCTATTGCAGGAACAGCCCTTTTCGGTGTAATGGTAGACCGGATAGCCTACAGGCCCTTAAGAGATGCGCCAAGGATATCTGCTCTGATAAGTGCAATAGGAGTCTCATTTTTTATTGAAAATATATGTCTGGTCCTCTTTACTGGAGTCCCGAAACCGATGCCCAGGCTTGAAATGCTTGTAACTGTCATGCAGTTTGGCAATATAAGGATCCTTCCCCTGGCAATATTTGTTCCAATAAGTTCTTTTCTGCTTGTAGCCGGACTTCTATGGATACTTTACAGGACTCCTCCCGGATTAGCCATGCGGGCAATATCAAAAGACATAGAAACTACTCGTCTCATGGGAGTTAGAGTGGACAGGATAATTGCTCTCACATTCGCCATTGGTTCAGCCCTTGCTGCGGCAGCAGGCATAATGTGGGCGCTCAGGTATCCCCAGATACATCCTTTTATGGGAGTATTCCCGGGATTCAAAGCCTTTATAGCGGCAGTACTGGGCGGGATAGGCTCTGTTCAGGGGGCAATGATAGGCGGACTTCTGCTCGGTTTCATAGAGATAATGATAATTGCCTTCTTCCCGGAGCTTTCTGGTTACAGGGATGCTTTCGCATTTGTGCTGCTGATAATGATACTTTTTGTTAAACCCACCGGGCTAATGGGAGAAAAACTGGAGGACAAGATATGA
- a CDS encoding branched-chain amino acid ABC transporter permease, translating to MMEKKTKIILNLLLTLLLALFLWWANGNLDGYKIQVLNLIAVNAILALSLNLIYGFTGMFSLGHAGFMAIGAYVSAILILPAAQKEMMYILEPIIWPFSVLEAPFFISVLAGGLIAALLGLLIALPVLRLGGDYLGIATLGFAEIIRVVFTNITPVTNGALGLKGIPPYANLGWNYFWCVLTFFVIVKLLSSNFGNCLRAIRDDEVAAKAMGINTFKCRAISFAVGAFFAGVGGALMGSLITTIDPKMFNFQLTFNILMIVVAGGLGSITGSMVGAVVITVLLEWLRFVEDTIEIGSFVLVGIPGMRMVIFSLVLLLIILYRREGIIGGYEFSWDSVTRRFSSKKEDE from the coding sequence ATGATGGAGAAAAAAACAAAAATCATTCTTAACCTTCTGCTGACACTTCTGCTTGCACTTTTCCTCTGGTGGGCCAATGGAAATCTGGACGGATACAAGATCCAGGTTCTCAACCTGATTGCAGTGAACGCGATCCTTGCACTAAGTCTGAACTTGATCTACGGTTTTACGGGGATGTTCTCGCTGGGGCATGCAGGTTTTATGGCCATAGGTGCATATGTCAGCGCCATCCTCATCCTTCCTGCTGCACAGAAGGAGATGATGTATATTCTGGAGCCGATAATCTGGCCCTTCTCAGTCCTTGAAGCTCCGTTTTTCATCTCTGTTCTTGCAGGCGGACTAATCGCTGCACTTCTTGGTCTTCTGATCGCGCTTCCGGTACTTCGCCTTGGCGGAGACTATCTTGGGATCGCTACTCTTGGATTTGCTGAAATAATCAGGGTCGTCTTTACAAATATCACGCCGGTCACAAACGGAGCACTGGGGTTAAAAGGAATACCGCCTTATGCCAACCTTGGCTGGAATTATTTCTGGTGTGTCTTGACTTTTTTTGTGATCGTTAAACTGCTTTCAAGCAATTTCGGAAACTGTCTGAGAGCGATCCGTGACGATGAAGTGGCTGCAAAGGCGATGGGAATAAACACTTTCAAGTGCAGGGCAATATCTTTTGCAGTGGGCGCTTTTTTTGCAGGTGTCGGAGGAGCGCTGATGGGGAGCCTGATAACTACGATCGACCCCAAGATGTTCAACTTCCAGCTGACATTCAATATCCTTATGATCGTTGTTGCCGGAGGGCTGGGTTCAATCACGGGCTCAATGGTAGGGGCGGTCGTGATAACTGTACTTCTTGAATGGCTGAGGTTTGTAGAAGACACGATAGAGATCGGCTCTTTCGTACTTGTCGGAATTCCCGGGATGAGGATGGTAATATTCTCGCTGGTGCTTCTCTTAATTATCCTATACCGCAGGGAAGGGATAATCGGGGGGTATGAATTCAGCTGGGATAGCGTTACCAGACGATTCAGCAGTAAAAAGGAGGACGAATAG
- a CDS encoding diaminopimelate aminotransferase (catalyzes the transamination of diaminopimelate with 2-oxoglutarate to produce tetrahydrodipicolinate and glutamate) has product MDRCNIHLFKNVFRIEEECILKDELFKTIEKLEPQMVSLLSDLVEIPAISPLGGGNGEYRKARYIAEKLEEMGFGKPEIYNSQDPKAEEGVRPNLIVRIPGKTSKRLWIVSHMDVVPEGDRKHWETDPFKAVVKDRRVYGRGSNDNCQELVSSLFAAVALRENDLQPEHEICLCFVADEEVGSVHGIQHLIRQGLFSPDDLVIVPDGGNEEGDFIEIAEKSICWIEFNVVGKQVHASRPQLGSNACRAANEFSCSLDIALHNAFPDKDDIFDPAGSTFEPTRRNANVPNVNTVPGRDVFCFDCRVLPNIPLEEVLKVVDAEIRKIQDRRNVKITYDFLQREQAPSPTPSGSPVVEILREAIRCVYGLEPHVGGVGGGTCAKYFRDEGIPAVVWCQEADVAHMPNEYAEIDHMINEAKVFALMMLKKN; this is encoded by the coding sequence ATGGACAGATGCAATATACATTTATTCAAAAACGTATTCCGGATAGAGGAGGAATGTATTTTGAAGGACGAACTTTTTAAAACTATAGAAAAACTTGAGCCGCAAATGGTCTCTCTATTGTCGGACCTGGTGGAGATACCGGCGATAAGTCCTCTTGGCGGAGGCAATGGAGAATACAGAAAAGCCAGATACATCGCAGAAAAACTTGAAGAGATGGGCTTTGGCAAACCTGAAATATATAACTCACAAGATCCCAAAGCTGAAGAGGGCGTAAGACCAAATTTGATCGTGAGGATACCGGGAAAAACTTCAAAACGCCTCTGGATAGTTTCACATATGGATGTGGTTCCTGAAGGAGACAGGAAGCACTGGGAGACAGATCCCTTCAAGGCTGTAGTTAAAGATCGCAGAGTTTATGGACGGGGATCGAACGATAACTGTCAGGAACTTGTCTCGTCACTTTTTGCCGCGGTCGCTTTAAGAGAAAATGATCTGCAGCCTGAACATGAGATCTGCCTTTGCTTCGTGGCAGACGAAGAGGTCGGCAGTGTTCACGGGATACAGCATCTTATCAGGCAGGGTCTTTTCAGTCCTGATGACCTAGTAATAGTTCCTGACGGAGGCAATGAAGAAGGCGATTTCATAGAAATAGCTGAAAAGAGTATTTGCTGGATAGAATTTAATGTGGTGGGGAAACAGGTGCATGCAAGCAGACCGCAGCTTGGCAGCAACGCATGCAGGGCTGCCAACGAATTTTCATGCTCGCTCGATATAGCGCTCCACAACGCTTTTCCGGATAAAGACGATATTTTTGATCCGGCAGGTTCCACTTTTGAACCCACGAGGCGTAATGCAAACGTCCCGAATGTGAATACGGTGCCCGGACGTGATGTTTTTTGTTTTGACTGCAGGGTACTGCCGAACATTCCTCTGGAAGAAGTACTGAAAGTCGTCGACGCAGAGATCAGGAAAATCCAGGATAGAAGAAATGTAAAAATCACTTACGATTTTTTACAGAGAGAGCAGGCCCCATCTCCGACACCTTCTGGCTCTCCTGTGGTAGAGATCCTAAGAGAAGCGATAAGATGCGTTTATGGCCTTGAGCCGCATGTCGGCGGAGTAGGCGGAGGCACTTGCGCCAAATATTTCAGAGATGAAGGTATCCCCGCTGTAGTATGGTGCCAGGAAGCCGATGTGGCGCACATGCCAAACGAGTATGCAGAAATAGACCACATGATCAACGAAGCCAAGGTCTTTGCGTTGATGATGCTCAAGAAAAACTGA
- the pgsA gene encoding CDP-diacylglycerol--glycerol-3-phosphate 3-phosphatidyltransferase — translation MKIPSAMNLPNLLSISRVFLVPVVMVFLTLRTQFGFIEGVNIGDLLAGLVFIIASLTDAADGYIARKRGIVTNLGKFIDPLADKIMVVAVLVALVDLHRVPAWMVVVIIAREFIVTGLRMIAASEGVVIAASKGGKLKTVSQIIGIILLIFNIPGGLTVMWIAMALTIWSGGDYLVKCIDLLD, via the coding sequence ATGAAAATACCTTCTGCAATGAATCTGCCAAACCTGCTCAGCATATCACGAGTTTTTCTTGTGCCGGTGGTGATGGTATTTCTTACATTGCGTACCCAGTTTGGTTTTATTGAGGGAGTCAATATTGGCGACCTTCTTGCTGGGCTTGTATTTATAATAGCCTCTCTTACAGATGCCGCCGACGGATATATCGCAAGGAAGAGGGGCATAGTAACCAACCTTGGAAAGTTTATAGATCCTCTCGCGGACAAGATTATGGTGGTCGCTGTGCTGGTAGCGCTTGTGGATCTGCACAGAGTCCCTGCATGGATGGTAGTAGTCATAATAGCAAGAGAGTTTATCGTTACCGGACTCAGGATGATAGCAGCCTCTGAAGGGGTAGTCATTGCGGCTTCCAAAGGAGGCAAACTCAAAACAGTGAGCCAGATCATAGGCATTATCCTGCTGATCTTTAACATCCCAGGCGGCCTGACAGTAATGTGGATCGCCATGGCTCTTACTATATGGTCAGGCGGGGACTATCTTGTAAAATGCATCGACCTGCTTGATTGA
- a CDS encoding arginine--tRNA ligase — protein MQNMTEELKQLLERAVDDIARDVEQELPEGFMVRLERPRQAGHGDWATNIAMQLAKPFGMKPRELADKLIDKVPLGEIVEKAEVAGPGFINFTLASNWITEAIKSTIAQNENYGRVNSGEGRRIQVEFVSANPTGPLHMGHGRGAAVGDITASILDFAGWDVEREYYINDAGLQMELLGKSAQSRYFEALGRGDEAPMPEDGYHGEYMTDIARSFVDKYGEEPAKKPLEETVEFFSVETGKIVTEMIRKDLEEFGVTFDVWFSEKSLYDNGQVEPAMEELKKRDYAYEEEGALWFRSTLFGDDKDRVLIRTNGVPTYFTSDVAYLKNKYDRNFEKLIYVWGADHHGYVPRLKSVNKAFGHPDDAVDVLLIQMVNLLRDGKPVQMSKRAGTIITLREIMDEVGVDATRFFFVMRRCDSTLDFDLELAKKATSENPVFYVQYAHARICSIYRELEERGVTLPGIEEFDVSLITDQSEINLAKAISRLPEEVAKSADEFAPHRIAYYATELAEAFHSFYNSQRILGVDEPVMKTRILLMEAAKITLKNVLGLLGVSAPEKM, from the coding sequence TTGCAGAACATGACAGAAGAACTTAAGCAATTACTTGAAAGAGCAGTGGATGATATCGCAAGGGACGTGGAGCAGGAATTACCTGAAGGCTTTATGGTGCGCCTTGAGCGCCCAAGACAGGCAGGACATGGTGACTGGGCGACCAATATTGCAATGCAGCTGGCGAAGCCTTTCGGCATGAAGCCCAGAGAACTTGCTGACAAATTGATCGACAAGGTGCCGCTTGGAGAGATCGTTGAAAAGGCAGAGGTCGCAGGTCCCGGCTTTATCAATTTTACACTTGCCTCAAACTGGATCACAGAGGCAATAAAAAGCACGATAGCCCAAAATGAAAATTACGGAAGGGTCAACTCGGGCGAAGGCAGAAGGATCCAGGTGGAATTTGTCAGCGCCAACCCGACGGGCCCGCTGCACATGGGACATGGACGCGGCGCAGCAGTGGGAGACATAACAGCCTCGATACTCGACTTTGCCGGATGGGATGTTGAACGTGAATACTACATAAATGATGCCGGTCTGCAGATGGAACTTCTGGGCAAATCAGCCCAGTCCCGATACTTTGAAGCCCTCGGAAGAGGGGACGAAGCGCCAATGCCCGAAGACGGCTATCACGGAGAATACATGACGGACATAGCTCGGTCGTTCGTTGATAAGTATGGTGAAGAACCGGCAAAAAAACCATTGGAAGAGACCGTTGAATTTTTTTCTGTAGAGACAGGCAAAATAGTTACCGAAATGATCCGCAAGGATCTGGAAGAGTTTGGTGTGACATTTGACGTCTGGTTCTCAGAAAAATCACTTTATGACAACGGCCAGGTAGAACCGGCGATGGAAGAACTGAAGAAGAGGGATTACGCATACGAGGAAGAAGGCGCACTCTGGTTCAGGTCCACTCTTTTCGGGGATGATAAAGACAGGGTCCTTATACGGACCAACGGAGTACCGACCTACTTCACATCTGATGTGGCCTATCTGAAAAACAAGTATGACAGGAATTTCGAAAAGCTGATCTATGTCTGGGGCGCTGACCATCACGGGTACGTACCGAGACTTAAGTCGGTCAATAAGGCTTTTGGTCATCCGGACGATGCTGTTGATGTGCTTCTGATACAGATGGTAAACCTCCTCAGGGATGGTAAACCGGTCCAGATGTCAAAACGTGCAGGAACGATAATAACACTGAGAGAGATAATGGATGAAGTCGGAGTAGATGCAACGAGGTTTTTCTTCGTGATGCGCCGTTGCGATAGTACCCTTGATTTTGATCTTGAGCTGGCGAAAAAGGCGACTTCTGAAAACCCTGTTTTCTACGTTCAGTATGCTCATGCAAGAATATGCAGCATATATCGTGAACTTGAGGAGAGAGGGGTAACACTGCCTGGGATCGAAGAATTTGATGTTTCGCTGATAACGGACCAGTCTGAGATAAATCTAGCGAAGGCTATATCAAGACTTCCTGAGGAAGTGGCAAAGTCAGCTGACGAGTTTGCGCCGCACAGGATTGCATATTATGCTACGGAGCTTGCAGAAGCATTCCATTCTTTCTATAACAGCCAGCGCATACTTGGTGTGGACGAGCCTGTTATGAAAACACGTATTCTGCTGATGGAAGCAGCAAAGATAACACTTAAAAATGTACTCGGACTGCTGGGAGTTTCTGCTCCTGAAAAGATGTAG
- a CDS encoding ABC transporter ATP-binding protein: MLKIENLNVRYGGIHAIRGISLEVPIGKIVTLIGANGAGKSSTLRSVAGLVKNKTGSISWKGKNIFGLLPEEILMSGVALCPEGRRIFPQLTVLENLKLGGYSRKDKSGLEESIERAFNLFPRLKERVWQKGGTLSGGEQQMLALARALMSDPELIMMDEPSLGLAPLLVQEVFEIIREINKEGKTILLVEQNAFGALNVADYAYVLEVGAITLEGKGIDLLRDRRVIDAYLGG, translated from the coding sequence GTGCTGAAAATTGAAAACCTTAACGTCCGTTACGGAGGGATCCATGCTATCCGTGGTATCTCGCTTGAAGTCCCGATAGGCAAGATCGTCACGCTGATCGGAGCAAACGGTGCCGGAAAAAGCAGCACGCTGAGGTCTGTTGCGGGGCTGGTCAAGAACAAAACGGGAAGCATCTCATGGAAAGGCAAAAATATATTTGGCCTCCTGCCGGAAGAGATACTGATGTCCGGTGTTGCATTATGTCCCGAAGGCCGCAGGATCTTCCCACAACTTACAGTTCTTGAAAATCTCAAGCTAGGCGGATATTCCCGCAAAGACAAGTCAGGACTCGAAGAGTCGATAGAGAGAGCCTTCAATCTCTTCCCTAGGCTGAAAGAGAGAGTCTGGCAGAAGGGCGGGACACTTTCAGGAGGAGAACAGCAGATGCTTGCGCTTGCAAGGGCTCTTATGAGCGATCCCGAACTGATCATGATGGACGAACCCTCACTTGGACTGGCCCCATTATTGGTACAGGAAGTATTTGAGATCATCCGGGAGATCAACAAAGAGGGCAAAACGATACTTCTTGTTGAACAGAATGCCTTTGGAGCCTTGAATGTAGCAGATTATGCATATGTTCTGGAAGTCGGTGCGATCACCCTTGAGGGCAAGGGCATAGATCTGTTGAGAGACAGACGCGTAATAGATGCCTACTTGGGAGGATGA
- the livG gene encoding high-affinity branched-chain amino acid ABC transporter ATP-binding protein LivG (Part of the ABC transporter complexes LivFGHMJ and LivFGHMK involved in the high-affinity transport of branched-chain amino acids; LivFGHMK is specific for the transport of leucine, while LivFGHMJ is a transporter for leucine, isoleucine, and valine) — translation MGRSVLRTENVTIKFGGLTAVGDFNIEIEEGSISSLIGPNGAGKTTCFNIITGFYTPTEGKILFMDDDITGMKPHDVCKAGIARTFQNIRLFAGGTVLQNVMTACWVRQKSPWWTAPLMLPGFLREEREIREKSMGLLNAVGLGHLSKEIATGLPYGAQRRLEIARALATEPKLLLLDEPAAGMNPQESQELMNFIRQIRDKFNLTIFLIEHDMKVVMGVSEWIRVLDYGQLIAEGTPAEIRSNCKVIEAYLGKEAVACAEN, via the coding sequence ATGGGCAGATCCGTTCTCAGGACAGAAAATGTAACGATAAAATTTGGCGGACTGACCGCTGTCGGTGACTTCAACATAGAGATAGAAGAAGGAAGTATCTCCAGTCTGATAGGCCCCAACGGAGCGGGAAAGACTACCTGTTTCAACATAATAACCGGCTTTTACACTCCCACTGAGGGAAAAATATTATTCATGGATGATGACATTACAGGCATGAAGCCTCATGATGTCTGTAAGGCCGGGATAGCAAGGACGTTCCAGAATATCAGGCTTTTTGCCGGAGGCACAGTTCTGCAGAATGTAATGACTGCCTGCTGGGTACGTCAGAAATCACCCTGGTGGACAGCCCCACTTATGCTTCCGGGTTTTCTCAGGGAAGAACGCGAGATAAGGGAAAAGTCGATGGGACTGCTCAATGCAGTCGGCCTGGGCCATCTCTCTAAAGAAATAGCCACAGGACTGCCCTATGGCGCCCAAAGAAGACTTGAGATCGCAAGGGCGCTGGCAACGGAACCCAAACTTCTCCTGCTTGACGAGCCTGCGGCAGGCATGAATCCACAGGAAAGCCAGGAACTGATGAATTTTATAAGGCAGATAAGGGATAAATTCAACCTGACCATCTTCCTGATAGAACATGACATGAAGGTCGTCATGGGAGTATCTGAATGGATAAGGGTACTTGACTACGGCCAGCTTATTGCCGAAGGAACTCCTGCTGAGATCCGCTCGAACTGCAAAGTGATCGAGGCATACCTTGGAAAGGAGGCCGTCGCCTGTGCTGAAAATTGA
- the rpsF gene encoding 30S ribosomal protein S6, translating into MRSYEMVVILQADLEDHKMVSEEIAEVVRGLGAELEKVDLWGKKRFAYHIEKQLEGFYVLYTFKLDPAQVKEMERLLSLKPQVIRQMVVNLEEK; encoded by the coding sequence GTGCGATCTTACGAAATGGTTGTGATTCTTCAGGCAGATCTTGAGGACCATAAAATGGTATCAGAAGAAATTGCCGAGGTCGTGCGCGGTTTGGGAGCAGAGTTGGAAAAGGTGGATCTTTGGGGCAAAAAGCGTTTTGCCTACCACATTGAAAAACAGCTCGAGGGTTTTTACGTTCTGTATACGTTTAAGCTCGACCCCGCACAGGTCAAGGAAATGGAACGTCTCCTTAGCCTCAAACCCCAGGTTATACGCCAGATGGTCGTTAACCTGGAGGAGAAGTAA